The DNA window CCCGACGTTGACCGCCGGGGTCAGGTTAACGTAGACGTTGGCTGAACCGCCGCCGATGGGGATCGTCGCGCCGGTGGCCGTTTTGCAGGCGAAGGACCAGGCGTTTATCGACCAGCCCAGCAGCAACAGGGTGGTGAACAGAGGGATAATTTTTTTCATCATGATGCTCTCCTGGCTCAGGCGTAGGTATAGGTGACGTTAATCACCGCCTGAATGGTGCCTTGCGTGGCGCCGCCGTTGACCGACAGGGCCCTGACCTGCAGCGGGAAGCGGGCGGACTGGCTGGCCTCATCCACCTGTACCGACTGGCTGCTGCCGTTGTTCAGCGTGGCGCCGTCCTCGCTCTGCAGTTCGAGCTGAATATTGCCTGCCGTCCCCTGGTTTTTGTAATAGCCGGTGCTGTCCGCGGTCCCGCTGAAGGTGGCCTTCACCCGTGAGGTACCGACGGGGCAGTTGCTGAGATCCAGCGCCACGCTGTGCCAGGCCGATGCCGAGCCCGCGCCGATCAGGCTGAAGGTGTAAAGATCGCCCAGCTCGACGGTGGCATTGACGGTGGAGACCGTGCAGGGTCTGGCCACCACCTTCCCGTTGACGGTGAGGGTGACATCGGCCGCCCGCAGGGAAGGGCTCGCGGTTAACAGGCCGGCCAGCAGCCAGCCCACGTGGGTCCATTTCATTGCAGCCTCCGCTTACTGAAATTCCAGGGTGAATGTCGCTGTCGCATTGACATGCCCGGCGGTGACGGGCACCTGGGTGGCCATCAGACGGGCGTAAAAGTTCAGGATGTTGGTCTGGCCCGGCGTCAGCGTGGTCCAGGCGATGGCTGACGACGGGGCATTGACGGGCAGTCGGGACTGCTGCTGGTCGAGAATCTCCACCCCCATTCCCGCCGCCGCCGAGGCGCCGGCGTCGAGTTTTAACAGGCTGGTATTGACGCTGTCCGCCACGCCGGTGAAGCCGACCTTCACCGCGGTGACGGAAGTGCCGCAGGGCGACAGCACGATACGGAACGGCACCGGCGGGGTCGTCGCCCCGACGGCGTAAAACTGCTTCGCGGCGTTGTCCTGCAAATCGACGGTGAACTCCTTCGACTCTCCGGCCACCGCGCAGGCGTTGTCGCGCACATAGCCGCTGATGGCGATCGTGCTGTCGGCAGCGAAGGCCAGCGGCGCGGCCAGCGTGAGCAGGGCGCCCAGCAGATACTGCGGTGTTCTCATCATCATCTCCTTAGCGACACGCGACGGACAGCTGGCTGAGCGCTTGCTGCCGGCTCTCCGGCGGCAGACGATAATCGGCCACGCACTGGGCGTCGGGGCCATCGCCCCATTTCACCCGCACCTTAC is part of the Klebsiella quasipneumoniae subsp. quasipneumoniae genome and encodes:
- a CDS encoding fimbrial protein — protein: MGWLLAGLLTASPSLRAADVTLTVNGKVVARPCTVSTVNATVELGDLYTFSLIGAGSASAWHSVALDLSNCPVGTSRVKATFSGTADSTGYYKNQGTAGNIQLELQSEDGATLNNGSSQSVQVDEASQSARFPLQVRALSVNGGATQGTIQAVINVTYTYA
- a CDS encoding fimbrial protein; the protein is MRTPQYLLGALLTLAAPLAFAADSTIAISGYVRDNACAVAGESKEFTVDLQDNAAKQFYAVGATTPPVPFRIVLSPCGTSVTAVKVGFTGVADSVNTSLLKLDAGASAAAGMGVEILDQQQSRLPVNAPSSAIAWTTLTPGQTNILNFYARLMATQVPVTAGHVNATATFTLEFQ